Within the Nyctibius grandis isolate bNycGra1 chromosome 4, bNycGra1.pri, whole genome shotgun sequence genome, the region ctccccctgccccccaggGAAGGCTGAGGGGGGTACAATGCACACATCCAGCTGCTGCACCCAAGGACCACTTCCACCAGAGCGAGACGTCCCTCTCCTCCACTCCTATTTTTAGCAGGATAGGATTTCTCTGCTTGTCTCCCAGAGGAGATGAATAACaagctctctttcttttctcacccCTCATTTTACAGCTGTCTCCCTTCCCGTGACAAACGACATGAATAAAGGGGACACTAAGGTAAGAATGGGCCTGTAATGGATGGGGTGAGTGAAGATGAAGGATGTGATGTTTAACCTCCACCTAGCTAGCTGGCTTTTGGCTGCCCCTGCTGAAATGCCCCACAGGAAGTGCCACGGATTTGCATGAGCTCCCTACAGCAGGATCCGTCCACCCCCACTCTCTCCCTACCAGGATTTACCCTTTGTGCATCCAATTCTGGGCACCTGGGTAGGGGGGAAGTCCCTCAGGATGTACCAAAGGGACAAAACATGCTTCTCTAGAGAATGGTgaggctggggatggaggttgGGTATAACCTTCCCCAGTCCTCCTAccttcagcttttcaaagcTCCCAACAGGAGGTGACTCAGGGGAGAGTGGGGGGAGATGTGATTCAGGAACGGGCATCGATGGAACTGTGTGTGTTTGGAGGCGTGTATGCAtctgtgtttgcatgtgtgtgaTCTGTTACTTAAACATGCATGTTCTTAAAAAATAGGCAACTGTCTGCTCTCAGATTGCTAATCTGTCCTCAGCTACTACTCAGCCTGTCTGGATGGCTACGACCGGTGTGCGACTTGGCTGACCTCTCCAGCCTGCTTTTATAGGCTCCTGTGCATGCATCTGTGTCATACCCCTCTGACATTCACAGCTGCACTTCACAAGTGTCTGCGCCCTCAATGGGCTTTTGGCACCACAGAGCTTGGATAGGTGTGTTTGCCTGTGTCGATCTCTGACagacccccccacacacacttccTGATGTTGTAATGCCTGTAGTCTTTCCGATAAGCTGATCTCTTAACTGCTCAAATTAAGACTTCTACAGAAACTAATGTCCAGAAAGGAAACACCAGCCCTTTCCCATGTACTTCTTGAACATCTTTGTTTCCTGAAATCTTCTAGCCACATGATGTTTTCCCCCAGGCAGCAGTAGAGGAGGGCACATTCATGTCACTCTCAGCCACAGGCTCCGTTGTAGTGTATCTGCTCGTTGTCACCTACAGGGCAAGCACCATGAGAAATGCCTCCCCATCTCCTGTCAGATGTGCCTGGGCCTGGAGAGCTGCCGCTTTGTTAAGACTTTTAGCCTGCTTAGCCCTTGCTGGGGCTGAGCCATGAGCTGTGAGCAACTGGGTGCCTGCTTCAGGCTGTGGGCTGCTAACTGAGAAAGGGGACTCAGGGCAGGCACCTGCCCCTTCAACTGGGATGCTCACTGCGCATCTGGTGGGACAATCCATTAATTCCACGATTTTCCTTGTGAGATCTGTTCCCCAGTATGTTCTATGTGTAAAACATGGCACTCCCCAGCAAGCCACATTTAGCTTTTGTGGAAGCTGGTGCAACTGGATGGAAATGCTTCCACCAAGGAAGGATTGtctccccagcctgccccctccctgggtACTGCACTGGCGCAGGTTCTAGCTGAGAGCAAAAATCAGATCAcacctttcttttcatttttgctgcaaCTGGAAGGAGCCATTAGGGCTTTTCTGCCTTCACAGCCCTCTGAGACATagcatttcagtgaagaaagcCCTGGGCTCATGGGACAGATCAGGGCAGGGATATCATTATATGGATACAGCAGGGAGCACCGCAGCTCTTCCTACACACCATGCTCTGTGCCACCAGCATTTGTGAGTGGCTCAGGGCTGTGAAAAGGGTAGTCAGCATCTGCAGGCCTTTCCTGAGCAGCTCATCAGACTTTCCTTACACCGAGAGCTTTCCATGGGGAGCTGAACACAACCAGAGCATTTACAATATCTCTGCTGTTTGCCCACTCTTGTGCTTGAAGGACACTAATTTCCACTTACTAGCATACATTTCGGAAGGGCCTGAGAAAGCCAAGCTCAAAAGTGGTGAAGTCCATCCTTGTAAGGACATGATCCTTTGTAGATTTCTGTGTAGGTAGAGCATGAGCAGCTCTTAAGGATCTGGTTACATGCTCACAGTTAGAAGAcagctatggcaaaattccagTCTGAGTTTCTGCACTGGATTAATTACATTCATTTGGAAAGGTTCTCCTTCATTTCCTGATGCAGGCTGTTATTTCATGACCTTGTGAAGTCTCACTCTGCAAGACTTTTACTCTTACAAAAAGTCaaggagaatgctgtggaaTGACTGCACTCTTCATTTCGTTATGTTACAAAGTCCCTCTACAGAGTCGGCCATATTTCTGTGGTGACTGATGTCTTTCTTTGTGTTCAAAGACCTTAAATCAGCTTAGAAGTCTTCAAAAAGCTTATATAGAGTGTTTCATTGGAGCAAGTTCTTATTTCTCATGCTGAGAAAGTCCTTACTTCTGAAGCTGCATCGAATACAGCTGCAGTAAGTGGCTCCAGAGATTGGGAAATGCAGGAGGGAAGTATCAGAATCTGGGGTTTGTTCTATTTAATGGTAGAGTGAAGTGACTCAAGGTCATCTAAAATCAGCATTAGTGGATTGCTTGTGGTATAGGAGGATGATACTAGGGAAAtttccctgctttctttttgttagaTCTTTCCTGTAACATTTTTAATCCAGCAGGCAATCCCCTCAAACTGTGCAAATAGTTGAGTTTTCAGCGTTCTGTGGCTGTgagctgaaaaagcagaatcCTCTCCTTACACAGAGTGAAAATTTGCCCATTGCAGCTGGTCAATGTATATATCCGATTGCTTGAATGAGCAACATTGTAGATGACTGGAAACCGCTGACTTGTGTTTAATTTCTACTGCAGTCACAGTGCTTTGCTCTCCTGAGAATGGCACCTTGTGAGGGAGGTCAGGACTTTCAGGGCTGCCTGCAGAAATCATCAGAAGAAAGAGGTTCAGTGAGTGAATTTTCTGCCCCCAAGGCTCActtgtatcctttttttttcaatttagcCTCTTTTTGTCCACAGGCGTTTGTGAGCCCTGCATACTTTCTGGGCTGCTTTACAAACGATCATCCTTCTGAACTGGGCAGCAGGATTCCTGCACTACTAACTGGCACCCGACTGTAGTGAATGTGGCTTTCTCTCCTGTGTGACCATTTGGGTCTACCATGACCACACAGCAGGGCTCCTGGTGGTGTATCTCAGTGTGGTGAGGGTGCCTTCACCCATGCCAGAGGTGCCACCTTGCCTGTGTGCCTATGGCCTTCATTCTCCTACCACACATCCAGCACTGGGAGATCCCTGTGGGATCAGTGGTGCTCCAGTTGCATGGGTGAAGAGCTAGGCCTGCAATCTCAGTACAGGTGACAAACTAGGCAAATGCTTCTCATTTTACACTGAGGAAaagggctgctgggaagggcaggCCCAGAGTTCATCCTGTCTGGGAAGTTGCCTCAGGCAGTTGCAAGTGCTTCCAAGGAAAGTGTGGGAACTTCCTTGCTTTCAGATGACCTGCCTCCATGTACAGCTCTTCCAGTCCATAATAGATGGCTTGAACACTCAAGCACAAGGTCAAACACTTCTCCAGAGTGTCTTGTCCTTCTCTAGGGCTTGAGAGCAGTATTTCTCATCCGTGTTTGAAAGTACAATTTGCCTCACCTTGCCCTCCTTGCCTGGCTGCAGTCTAACTATGGTGCCCTTCTCAGGGCTCAAACAGCTTGCAAGATTTCAAGGTCACCTGTTGAAGAGCCATGACCACTTGttgctctctacaacctcccACTGAGCCCTTTTATAAGATGTAGGTTGAGACATATTGACTAAAAAGAGGATGATTTTGAGCTCTCTATGTATATATCCAGATCCTGTTTAATTTTCTGATGTGCCTAGCCTCCTGGATGGGCCGGAGTCATGAGATCCTCAGCTGAAGTGTGTGTCATGTTGAAGAAGCTCTTTCCATTGCCATGTGTCATTTGCTCACTTCTCAGTTTCAGGAGGTACCTTCTGTTCCTGCGTTAGGTAAAACAGGAACCAAACATTCAGTTCTGGCTCAACCAGAAGAGCAAGAAGATCTGTGCCATCATATGCTGCATTTTAGCCTCGGTAAGAAatagatttaggaaaaaaagacaaaaaagttgtgctttaatttgtatttttttctcttcctaggTGATGAAGTGCATTGTAGAGGTCATCTCTGATACTTTATCAAAGCCAAACCCCCTGCCGATCAGCGAGGAATGCCTAGAAACACTCAGAGGAGGTACAGGCTCAGATTTAATGCTGGGTATCAGCAAGAGCAGACCTGGCAATCAGGGGCTGGTCCTGTCCTGACACATGATCTAGCACCTGACAAGGGGTCCCTGACACACTCACCTTCCTCATGGTCACCCCACTGGGCTGCTCCAGACCCCAGAAGCagggacagagctgctgcttggcCCAGGCCATGCATCACGCCGGCACCATGGCTGGGGGGAGTGCTGGGTGACCCGAAGCTGCCTGGTTTTCATGGGACCTTCCTATGCTCTTAAGTATACAGTTAAGAGATGTGGCAGCAAATCATgccaagggagagaaaagaataaatgaggagggaggtggcatttggggttggttttcatttcctgggggtggggggaggttGTCTTTGACCACCCTCTGTACCAAGTCTCCCCTATTGCAGATGAACGAATCATTTCTATCCTTCGCCACCAAAATTTATTGAAGGAACTTCAGGAAATTGCTGCTCAAGGTACAGTGTCACTACAGTTATTTGGGAAGAGGGGTTTCATCTGTTTTAGCCACTTGCACAGTTTtgttgtttgaggtttttttgtattttacattaatttgaCATCATATAAATGTGCCCTAGGAAATCTAGTTCCAGGACTCCCAGTAGAGGCTGGGCAAGTGGGGACAGGAATTTTGCTTATAATAAATACTATATGCATCTGATGATTTAAATGACTGTCAATGTAACTTGGTGGCGATGCAGAGTATAGGCATTTTGGGGTGGGAGAACCCTAAAAGGAAATATTGTAATTTAATTCAATAAATAACCACCAGCTCCCAAACTAGAATGAAAGGCAAGAAAATCTTCACAGTTTGTGCAGCTAGAGTCTAGCACTAAACCCAGGTGTGGCAGAAGGGAAGCCTCACTGAGCATCGAGCAGGACTTGCACCTCAAAGACCCCAATAAAATCCCCCAATGGGGGTTTTCCTGTTGGCTTCCTTAGGTTGAATGCAAGTTGCTTTGGTTTGGAGAGGTGTGGGCAGCTCAACACTTGTCGatgtgggagcagcagcagcacagagctgtaCAAAGGGGTgtgcaaggaggaaaagggCTATTCTCAGGTGCCCAGGTCCCCAGCGCTGGTGTGCAGGTCCCAGGCACATCTACTTCAAAGCTGGTGCAGGCCTCTCTGCCCAGGTGGCCCAGTTGAGGCTGCAACAGGactgtccccaggctgcagggagagcagctcctggccttccctcctcctccttggggTAACCCAGCTGGCAGCCCTCCCTTGCCAGGGCATCCCTGTGCCCTGCTCCTGTCCAGCTGCCAAGGATGGCTGGGAGGCAAGTGCCACCAGACTGCTTTCAGAGCAGGGAAACCACAGAGACAgtagggagaagggagagggaaaattCAGAAAGTCAAGATTAGGAGAGAGCCCCATGTAGCTCCCAAAGCAATAGTTTGGTCACTGCCCAAATCCCACTGGTGGAGGGGCCAGCTGGGCAATGACCCCAGACAGGCTCCGTGAATGCTCTGATGatccagaagaaagaaatccagGCCTCTTCAGTGTGCTGATGCGCTGCTGCCCAGGCACACCAGGTTTGTGAGGGGGAGCGCTCAGCTATCAGGCAGGCTGTGCCATACACCATGGAGTCCACTTCAAGGGACTTGTTTCACAGAGGTGCATCTTGCTCCACTCTTTGCTTGGCTTGAGCCCGTGACACCATTTGGTCCTGGGGTAACATGAGTTCTAATCTACAGATCACAGTGACTGGGGATGGGAGAGCGGTGTAGTCCAAGGGAAGAGCAAAGATGTTTACCTTGgtctcctctgtgctggctgcagctggccctgctcaggcTGGAGAGCCCACACCATCCAGCTCTGCCCCGTGTTGGGCTAGAGAGGACTGGGCTGGCAGTGTTGGCTCTTGCCTTTGCATTAAGGCGTAGAAGCTGAGCATGAGCTGGGTTAGACAGGGCTTGCTTGGCTTGCAGAGCCTGGTGGAatggggctgcctggggagcactGGTTGCCGGGACCACTGCACTCTGACCTCCAGCTCATGCTGCCTTCAGACAACACTTCTCCAGGGTGTTGCTTTTATCGAGCTGGCTCCATAATACCAGAGGCTAAGGTGTGGGCTCCTGGGGCCCTGGACCATCCCTGGAGCAGGAATGAATGCTGCTTCTCCCTTCTGGAGAGTGGCAGGAGGTCAGTGCCCCGGGGAGAGGGGACCCCACAACCAGCCAGGAGGGCACAGGGACTCTCAGTGCTCACCTCAACAGAGGTACGTGGGCAACATCTGGCAGGAGGCAATTTTTATCCTTCAGTACTCTGATGCTGAAGTCTTTTGTTGGCCTCAATGCTCTGCAGTCCAGCATCTCTTATTCCCTAGCTCTCCACCAATATTAGTTTTCCTAGCACCCCTGCTTCTCTATTTCTTTAGAGACCTTTATCTTTCTTGCAGATGATGTTTTTGATGGTGGCTTTGTTACTGAAGTTGATTCACATATCCTCCAGTCTCACTTCTCCTCGCAGCTCCCCTTTGGCAGATTTGTCCATTGTAGAAAACATGCATATAATTTATAAAGGGCACAGAACTATTTTCCTACCTCTACTTTCTGAAACACCGGAGGGGCTGTtgcctttccctgcttttcGTTACTTGACACAGGTGCCAACGAGAGAactcagcagcagaagaaaaacagtggcTTCGAAGATGAACTTTCTGAAGTCCTTGAAAGTCAGAACGACAAGAACAAGCAGAGAGGTCAGTGTCAGCTTCACCCCCCAGGAAATCCAGGTCAGGCTGTAAACAAGGATGTTCTTTCTAACAGCCTTGATATGTCCATCTGCTTCTCATTTAGGCATCTTCTttgatgctgctgctgacatGCACAAGCAACCCAGTGTTTGCTTTGTTCTATTTACCAGCTTAAACAACACGTAATTTCTGAGCTCTAGGAACTGGTGATGGTCAAGTTACCAAACTGACCCTGATTTTTTCCACCCTGCTGCCAATGCCATCACTCACTCCTAATGCTTAAAATGAGTCACAGCCAGGGAAATCCTGTACTGAAAGACTCAGTGATACAGGCAAGAGCGATCTGGGTCTGCTCCTGCCACCTTTGTTTCCAGGCATCCAAGATACTAGGTTATGGGTCCCTGAAGTGAAAATTGAACTTGGGATACACacagtgcacacacacacacaaaacagctGCATCTTGGAAAGACCACCCTCAGCAGGGATTTCCCCTTGTCACTATGTTTCTATGGCCTGGCTAGGGACAGGCAGTGTAGTGGAAAAGAGGGTTCGGccccttcccttttccacaTCAGGAAGAGATGATGCCAGTGTGGGGTGAGAAGGTTTCtcatccagcagcagcacgcCTGCAGAGGGTCTCGAGTAGGCTCGGGCTCTGGGGCATGTGGCTGAGCCACGGCAGTGCAGCGATGCCGCCATGTCAGCCCAAGCTGCCTGAAGCGATGAGGGGCAGTAccccaggggctgctgctgcagccagcatgGCCAAAAGCCAACAGAGAGGACAGgtctctctgctctccctcctgccagggCAGACCGGAACTGCTTGCTCCAGCAGTGTGGAGACTGCATGAGGATGAAGCGTCACACATTGGTCCATCCAGGCCCAGTGTCACTGGTTGTCACCAGCCCTGCATGACTGTCTCTCTGCATCCCCTCACCCCACTGCGCCCATCAGCCCTGCTTTGGGCTACGCTTGCCTTTCCATACCCATCTGGCTTTCCCCACTGCTCTTAAGCCCCccatcttttcttttgcaaagtgATCTCTATGGCTAATTATATTAAAAGAAGCTAGTCTCTGGCATGAGCAAGAGCAAATACCCAGCCCACATTAAGctcctgctgagcagctgctttgcagagccagccccagctccctctggcTCGCCTGCAAACAGCCCTGGATCCCACTTCAACTTATTCAGAAATAAGGCTGCGAGGTTGGTGCAGCGCTCAGAGAAGGGAGAGCTGTGCGAGTGCCGTATTACACCCCTGAATCCTTTCGTTGTTCATGCAGTCTGGTTTCACGTGGGGCAAGTTTGTTGCTGGCACCTCGAGAGATGGCGATGAGGACCGTGCTGCAGCAAAGCACTTCGGCATATGTTTGACTTCAGCCTTGCAAGTCTCTCCAGCAGAGCAGGCACTAGTGAGAGCACCGGCTTGCTTGAACGCAAGCATATGTTGAAGTGACTTGCGAAAGGATCCATGGGCTGGTTAAGCAGATGATTGCTGAGCGGGGCTGACACTCCCTAAGAAACGCACCGGCTTCTCTGCTTGTGAAATGAGCTCTCAGGAGAGGTGTTGCTTTTTGCTCCTCCCTCTGCAGATGCAGCAGGGGAGCGCCCTGAAGAGGAGCAGCCCACAGGGTCCTTGGCTGAGTTGGCAGCACAGAAAACCCTGCGAAATGAAGATtcaagagaggagggaaaaaacggcctggagaagagagagccCAGGCCACGGGATGCCGAccctggagagaaggaggatcAGGAGATAGCAGAGACCAGTGACATCAAGGGTGCAGAGGATACCCAGCGAGACAAAGCTTTGGACAATCACATCAGCAAAAACTTCAGCAAggatgagcagcagcagcgaagGGATGAAGAGGAGCAGCCCAGAGGCCCCAGGGACAGCCTGGAGCTCGAGGACGAGGGAGAGCAGCCATCCAGGCACGGCCAGGAGCAGAGCAAGGAGGTGGCAGGGGAGCGTGTGGAGCGGGAGGATGACGGAGGAGATGATGCTGCAGAGGAGGACCCTACTGAAGCAGAGAGGTCACTTGACatggctgaggaggaggaggagatgcagGAAGATGACAGTATGTATCCCAGACGGCTGTACTGATACCTACGCAGGGTGAGCTGAGAGCACTGAGACAGACGGATAAGAGGCTTTAAAGCCTAGAAGTTCAGGCAGGTGCTTACCGGGTTTACAGAAATACCCCCTGCCGACAGCCACCACCCAGACCCCCTTGCAAGCCCCCGACCTGTGGGCCCATGCACAGCGGGTAATGCAggcccagcagctgcctgcttcTCAGTTTTCATAGCACCTAGGGacatctaatttcttttttttgaacttCCTATGTAGTTTTTGACTGCTGACCCCAAGCCCTGTTCCTGACATGGTGATGTGAGAGGGGGCATTTCCAGAATCCTGGGAAAATGGGCCTAAGTCAGGAAACCCACCTTGCATTGCCCCTGAAGGCTCAGTTCAAAGGTGGGGCATAACCAGGTTAAAACTTGTGCTCACTGTTGTGTTTAATGCTCTTTCAGATAATGACGATGCTCTGGGATTTGGCAAAGATGGGCAGAgctctgaggaggaggaggaggaagagcagcccCGGGCACTGAGAGGAGGAAGGCATCGCCTGGAGGATGAGGGGacgcaggaggaggaggaggaggaagacacCTTCCAGCCCAGGGATGCCAAAAGCGAGGAGCTGGAAGAGGAGTCCTCCAGGGAATGGGAAGACTCCAAGAGGTGGAACAAAATGGATGAACTGGCCAAGCAGCTGACATCGAAGAAGCGCATGGAGGAAAACGATAGTGGGGAAGACCCAGACAGGTCCATGAAAATGGCATTCAGGTCCCGCAAGTATGACTTCAGTAATCCAGAGGAAGATGTGAGAAGGTCATGGAAACATCACTCAAAGGAGGACAGCAGTGAAGGAGGCTTCCCGCTTGCTCCCATGCCCGAAGAAAAGAAGGATGAGGAAGGCAGCGCTAACAGGAGAACGGAGGTTGGTATACATAGGCTTAGGAATAAATCCCACCCGGTTATTACTTGGGAATCCAAGCTATGCTTGGAGATGTGGATGGTACCTTGGCGTTAGGCAGCCAACATTGGTTCTCTATGACATTAaggagatgctcggtgaccttgTAGTCATTCAGCCCTAGTTATTACTGAGATTTGCACCTGGctgtgcctttgttttttttccttgttttagtGACTAGTGCAAAAACATTCCCTGCCCCAGACAGTCTTAAAAATGAGATAGAACTGTTACGCTGGTCTGTGCGGGACATGGTGACCAGAGCTATATCTGGAGCCTGTGGTGGGTCTTGTGTCCCAAAGCCCCTTCAAGTCAAAGGGAAGGCTTTCCCTGGCTCGGATGACGTGAGTAGCATCAGACCTCCTACAGAGGCAAACCAGGGGCACAGCCAtgttgagagagctggggcatTGGTTGTGAATACATCTGAGCCAGGCTTCCAAAGTCAGAGACATCCTTCCCTGCTACCTCACGTGGTGCTATGTGGTAGCTCAGTACCTCCCCCAGAAGCCAGGAGCAGCGGTTTTGTCTTTGTGCTGACGCCCAGCTCTGGGCACAGATGTTTATTTGGGATAGCGCAGGAGgctggtcacagaatcacagaatcacagaatgttagggattggaagggacctcgaaagatcatctagtccaatccccctgccggagcaggattgcctagaccatatcacacaggaatgcgtccaggcgggttttcaatgtctccagagaaggagactccacaacctctctgggcagcctgttccagtgttcagtcaccctcaccgtaaagaagtttttcgtcatatttaagtggaacctcctgtgttccagcttgcacccattgccccttgtcctgtcaagggatgtcactgagaagagcctggctccatcctcatgacacttgctctttacatatttataaacattaatgaggtcacccctcattAATCAGAGCCGGGCATGGGCTCTGCGGGTGTTTGCTCTGGGACAAGCCATGACCAGGTATCCAGGAGCAGACTGGGGCAGTGGGTGAGTGCAGCCAGTTTGCTGCAGCTCTTTTGCCTCCAAAACACCCCTCTTGCCTTAGTTACACACCAAAACATTGCCCAAAGGTTCCCATCATCATCCCCTGCTGAGAGGGCATCTCCAGTCATGTTGGTTCAAAGCGAAGCCAAACGTCTCAGCTCCAAGCAGGGGTGCAGTGGGTGCCTGCTGAAGAGGGCagcacctgccccatctgcctCATCACCATCATCTGCTCATGTCTCAGGTCTCTCCCACAAGAAGGCTGgtcctccctgcccctgccagccGCTCTGGGGTGCACCTTGTCTGCAAGGTGGTGGGCTCAGCCTCTGAACAGGGACTGGGAAGAAGGTTGCTGAGGCTGCAAAACTGCTGAGTTCATGGTTGTGACAAGactttttggtggttttttttttacataactTGATCGAGGCCTCTGGGAGACAGTGAGGAGGCACCAGATCGAGCACCCAGCAGCgagggaagggaaggcacaGGCTCTGGCTCTGCCAGACCATCTGCCACCCTGTCCCCTCTCC harbors:
- the CHGA gene encoding chromogranin-A, whose protein sequence is MSRPGLLAVLLLAVPAVSLPVTNDMNKGDTKVMKCIVEVISDTLSKPNPLPISEECLETLRGDERIISILRHQNLLKELQEIAAQGANERTQQQKKNSGFEDELSEVLESQNDKNKQRDAAGERPEEEQPTGSLAELAAQKTLRNEDSREEGKNGLEKREPRPRDADPGEKEDQEIAETSDIKGAEDTQRDKALDNHISKNFSKDEQQQRRDEEEQPRGPRDSLELEDEGEQPSRHGQEQSKEVAGERVEREDDGGDDAAEEDPTEAERSLDMAEEEEEMQEDDNNDDALGFGKDGQSSEEEEEEEQPRALRGGRHRLEDEGTQEEEEEEDTFQPRDAKSEELEEESSREWEDSKRWNKMDELAKQLTSKKRMEENDSGEDPDRSMKMAFRSRKYDFSNPEEDVRRSWKHHSKEDSSEGGFPLAPMPEEKKDEEGSANRRTEDQELESLAAIEAELERVAHKLHELRRG